The following are from one region of the Salvia hispanica cultivar TCC Black 2014 chromosome 1, UniMelb_Shisp_WGS_1.0, whole genome shotgun sequence genome:
- the LOC125202574 gene encoding putative late blight resistance protein homolog R1A-10 isoform X1 translates to MAAYGAAVSLKNTIQSLLQSSRLSLDPASSEILQQVYDAMASLMQDVLLNLDDTGYSKIRTEVNALDEQIKEVVWEFEDLLESHIYDQILPQLESSPGGERDHLFLFVDLRSLVEHVNSFMVVVTLMQLNYDIELMNMPEEEGEPIPSRIDFGGINSKMVGLSDQFEQVRDDLFNDEGELLLVTGMAGVGKTTLVKKVFDDPSIQRHFEHRAWVKVGRKCELNETLRCILAQVDPNTHHQMLTQGDDDDDKLIGLLGERLKEKKCLIVLDDVWDIFLPIQVRAYLPKESVRLLLTSRIRSVKPSLTQVVRMLNKEESKKLLGEKVFGEKIFGEKGFPPNLEELGEKIAKKCEGLPLLIVTVAELLSKEEKTQEYWAEVAETQHNSIFVDAYDQISEVLFPSYDYLPQHLKMLFLYLGAFPPYCDIDAHTLLDRIIAEGFLERMGNKTWEDFMIEWMADLVENHNLLLFEFKRGSWFSKKMLRVHSCWQHVCKKEASKIKFLHVLQSCDDVLKDQRRLCAHFNPLFAFKEVYDSINRDCASTVRSLLCLGPYDKYPIPIHAMHFKLLRVLDVDRPRFYHIPLEIMKLVCLKYIALTCNKEIPISISNLFQLQFLIVNRYMIIKKRGALSYMPMEIWDMQELQHIQVMGRDLPIPDYNVTLDKLSSLFGVSVKSCSREILKRIPNLKELSILAEWKPYDDNDSNPLTNLGYISEELHNLESLSYRVVNPEMKYESTVPLSMFPSSLTKLELNGSGCQWKHMNDIGSRLPNLITLYLQHYAFRGPEWDIESGCFLKLETLVIADTDLVRLRPQHGSLPMLDLLSIRHCYKLKQLEWTRDPSMIKTTIELVECNPLVVASAKQLRPESLFTVRCHSSF, encoded by the coding sequence ATGGCGGCTTATGGTGCTGCGGTTTCTCTCAAGAATACCATTCAGAGTCTTCTACAATCGTCTCGCCTTTCGCTGGATCCTGCCTCTTCAGAAATCTTACAACAGGTGTACGACGCCATGGCCAGCTTAATGCAGGACGTTCTGCTAAACTTGGACGACACCGGCTATAGCAAGATCAGGACGGAGGTGAATGCTTTGGATGAACAAATCAAAGAGGTCGTATGGGAATTCGAAGATCTACTAGAATCCCATATCTACGATCAGATTCTTCCACAACTTGAAAGCTCGCCGGGAGGTGAAAGGGATCACTTGTTTTTGTTTGTAGATCTTCGGAGTCTGGTAGAGCATGTTAATTCTTTCATGGTGGTGGTGACGTTGATGCAGTTGAACTACGATATTGAACTGATGAATATGCCggaagaagaaggtgaacCTATTCCCTCAAGAATTGATTTTGGTGGAATCAATTCAAAGATGGTTGGTTTATCAGATCAATTTGAACAGGTCCGAGATGATCTATTCAACGATGAAGGGGAATTGTTATTAGTTACTGGGATGGCAGGGGTTGGAAAGACCACTCTTGTTAAGAAAGTATTTGATGATCCATCGATTCAGAGACATTTCGAGCATCGAGCATGGGTCAAAGTGGGCAGAAAATGTGAATTGAATGAAACACTACGATGCATTCTAGCTCAAGTGGATCCCAACACTCACCATCAAATGCTTACACAAGGAGATGACGatgatgataaattaattGGACTCTTGGGAGAGAGGttaaaggagaaaaagtgCCTCATTGTTTTGGATGATGTTTGGGATATATTTCTTCCAATACAAGTAAGAGCTTACTTGCCAAAAGAAAGTGTTCGATTGTTGCTTACAAGCAGGATAAGAAGTGTTAAACCATCTCTGACTCAAGTAGTACGCATGTTgaataaagaagaaagtaagaaaTTACTTGGTGAGAAGGTGTTTGGTGAAAAGATATTTGGTGAAAAGGGTTTCCCTCCGAACCTTGAGGAATTGGGAGAGAAGATTGCCAAAAAATGCGAAGGTCTTCCACTTTTGATAGTCACAGTTGCAGAGCTATtatcaaaagaagaaaagaccCAAGAGTACTGGGCAGAAGTAGCTGAAACACaacataattcaattttcgTGGATGCGTACGATCAAATATCGGAGGTACTTTTCCCAAGCTATGACTACTTACCtcaacatttaaaaatgttatttctCTATTTGGGAGCTTTCCCTCCTTATTGTGATATTGACGCACACACCCTCCTCGATCGGATAATTGCTGAAGGATTTCTTGAACGGATGGGAAATAAAACATGGGAAGATTTTATGATAGAATGGATGGCAGATCTTGTTGAAAATCataatcttttattattcgaaTTCAAACGAGGATCTTGGTTTTCTAAGAAAATGTTGCGCGTGCATTCTTGTTGGCAGCATGTGTGTAAGAAAGAAGCTAGTAAAATCAAGTTTTTACATGTTTTACAAAGTTGTGATGATGTTTTGAAAGATCAACGTCGACTGTGTGCCCATTTCAACCCTTTATTTGCCTTCAAAGAAGTGTATgattctataaatagagattGTGCATCCACTGTCCGTTCACTCCTTTGTTTGGGTCCTTACGACAAATATCCGATCCCAATACATGCAATGCATTTCAAACTTCTCAGGGTGCTTGATGTTGATAGGCCCCGATTTTACCATATCCCTcttgaaattatgaaattagtTTGTCTAAAGTATATTGCCTTAACTTGCAACAAAGAGATCCCTATTTCTATATCCAACCTTTTTCAACTCCAGTTCCTTATTGTCAATCGATATATGATCATTAAAAAGCGTGGAGCTCTGTCATATATGCCGATGGAAATATGGGACATGCAAGAACTACAACATATTCAGGTCATGGGAAGAGACCTACCAATCCCTGATTATAATGTTACTTTGGACAAACTCTCTAGTCTTTTTGGTGTGAGCGTGAAGAGTTGCTCTAGAGAAATTCTCAAAAGAATCCCTAATTTAAAGGAATTATCTATTCTGGCGGAATGGAAGCCTTATGATGATAATGATAGCAACCCATTGACTAACTTGGGTTATATCTCAGAAGAGCTCCATAATTTGGAGAGCCTTAGTTACCGTGTAGTGAACCCTGAAATGAAGTATGAGTCTACGGTTCCTCTTTCAATGTTCCCATCAAGTTTGACAAAGTTGGAGTTGAATGGCTCAGGGTGTCAATGGAAGCACATGAATGACATTGGTTCACGGTTACCAAATCTTATAACACTCTATTTACAACACTACGCTTTTCGCGGCCCAGAGTGGGATATAGAATCAGGGTGTTTTCTGAAACTCGAAACACTCGTAATTGCAGACACAGATTTAGTGCGACTGAGACCTCAACATGGAAGCCTCCCGATGCTCGACCTCCTAAGCATACGGCATTGTTACAAATTAAAGCAACTCGAATGGACGCGCGATCCCTCAATGATCAAAACTACAATTGAATTAGTTGAGTGCAATCCTTTAGTAGTCGCTTCTGCCAAGCAATTGAGGCCGGAATCTCTCTTTACAGTTCGTTGCCACTCTTCATTTTGA
- the LOC125202574 gene encoding probable disease resistance RPP8-like protein 4 isoform X2 has product MAAYGAAVSLKNTIQSLLQSSRLSLDPASSEILQQVYDAMASLMQDVLLNLDDTGYSKIRTEVNALDEQIKEVVWEFEDLLESHIYDQILPQLESSPGGERDHLFLFVDLRSLVEHVNSFMVVVTLMQLNYDIELMNMPEEEGEPIPSRIDFGGINSKMVGLSDQFEQVRDDLFNDEGELLLVTGMAGVGKTTLVKKVFDDPSIQRHFEHRAWVKVGRKCELNETLRCILAQVDPNTHHQMLTQGDDDDDKLIGLLGERLKEKKCLIVLDDVWDIFLPIQVRAYLPKESVRLLLTSRIRSVKPSLTQVVRMLNKEESKKLLGEKVFGEKIFGEKGFPPNLEELGEKIAKKCEGLPLLIVTVAELLSKEEKTQEYWAEVAETQHNSIFVDAYDQISETQI; this is encoded by the exons ATGGCGGCTTATGGTGCTGCGGTTTCTCTCAAGAATACCATTCAGAGTCTTCTACAATCGTCTCGCCTTTCGCTGGATCCTGCCTCTTCAGAAATCTTACAACAGGTGTACGACGCCATGGCCAGCTTAATGCAGGACGTTCTGCTAAACTTGGACGACACCGGCTATAGCAAGATCAGGACGGAGGTGAATGCTTTGGATGAACAAATCAAAGAGGTCGTATGGGAATTCGAAGATCTACTAGAATCCCATATCTACGATCAGATTCTTCCACAACTTGAAAGCTCGCCGGGAGGTGAAAGGGATCACTTGTTTTTGTTTGTAGATCTTCGGAGTCTGGTAGAGCATGTTAATTCTTTCATGGTGGTGGTGACGTTGATGCAGTTGAACTACGATATTGAACTGATGAATATGCCggaagaagaaggtgaacCTATTCCCTCAAGAATTGATTTTGGTGGAATCAATTCAAAGATGGTTGGTTTATCAGATCAATTTGAACAGGTCCGAGATGATCTATTCAACGATGAAGGGGAATTGTTATTAGTTACTGGGATGGCAGGGGTTGGAAAGACCACTCTTGTTAAGAAAGTATTTGATGATCCATCGATTCAGAGACATTTCGAGCATCGAGCATGGGTCAAAGTGGGCAGAAAATGTGAATTGAATGAAACACTACGATGCATTCTAGCTCAAGTGGATCCCAACACTCACCATCAAATGCTTACACAAGGAGATGACGatgatgataaattaattGGACTCTTGGGAGAGAGGttaaaggagaaaaagtgCCTCATTGTTTTGGATGATGTTTGGGATATATTTCTTCCAATACAAGTAAGAGCTTACTTGCCAAAAGAAAGTGTTCGATTGTTGCTTACAAGCAGGATAAGAAGTGTTAAACCATCTCTGACTCAAGTAGTACGCATGTTgaataaagaagaaagtaagaaaTTACTTGGTGAGAAGGTGTTTGGTGAAAAGATATTTGGTGAAAAGGGTTTCCCTCCGAACCTTGAGGAATTGGGAGAGAAGATTGCCAAAAAATGCGAAGGTCTTCCACTTTTGATAGTCACAGTTGCAGAGCTATtatcaaaagaagaaaagaccCAAGAGTACTGGGCAGAAGTAGCTGAAACACaacataattcaattttcgTGGATGCGTACGATCAAATATCGGAG ACACAGATTTAG